The following proteins are encoded in a genomic region of Coffea eugenioides isolate CCC68of chromosome 6, Ceug_1.0, whole genome shotgun sequence:
- the LOC113774800 gene encoding probable galactinol--sucrose galactosyltransferase 6, whose protein sequence is MVPLSISISSTAKSATTINWQLLSSSLQFTSPLITSTSLGFVQRLSAPSGFAIAKYYHYSTVPRILAYKGTEAEFGTKRKEEMTITPAVRIAEKKLVVKDRTILTNVPDDVIATSGSASGPVEGVFLGAEFHKDNSRHVVSLGTLRDVRFMACFRFKLWWMAQKMGDKGREIPLETQFLMLETKDGSHLEPENGGDDDKKIVYTVFLPLVEGPFRAVLQGNSQDELEMCLESGDTDTVGSSFTHSLYISAGTDPFAAITDAIRAVKLHLKSFRQRHEKKLPGIIDYFGWCTWDAFYQEVTQEGVEAGIESLSAGGTPPKFVIIDDGWQSVGGDEAKEEKRDDVESEKQQPPLMRLTGIKENSKFQKKDDPTVGIKNIVNIAKKKHGLKYVYVWHAITGYWGGLRPGVKEMEDYGPIVKYPSISKGVMENEPGWKTDPIAVQGLGLVNPKSVYKFYSELHNYLASAGVDGVKVDEQCILETLGAGLGGRVELTRQYHQALDASIAKNFPDNGCIACMSHNTDALYCAKQTAIVRASDDFFPRDPVTHTIHIAAVAYNSVFLSEFMQPDWDMFHSLHPAAEYHGSARAISGGPIYVSDAPGKHNFDLLKKLVLPDGSILRARLPARPTKDCLFCDPARDGVSLLKIWNMNKYTGVLGVYNCQGAAWNTVERKNTFHQTKSEAITGYIRGRDVHLIAEVAMDPEWTGDCAIYGHWSGELLTLPYNAALPVSLNVLQHEIFTVTPIKVFAPGFSFAPIGLIDMFNAGGAIEGIKYDIKDGAQLSEVEKGYQGEGNAFAGEGVENLSIRVVAVVLVEVKGCGRFGAYSSTKPRKCTVGSSMIDFAYDSSSGLVTFNLDDMPSEDQKVHNVEVEL, encoded by the exons ATGGTACCTCTATCAATATCAATCTCCAGTACTGCTAAATCTGCCACCACTATAAATTGGCAGCTCCTCTCTTCTTCCCTCCAATTCACTTCACCATTAATAACTTCAACTTCTCTTGGCTTTGTTCAGCGACTATCGGCCCCTTCTGGCTTTGCTATTGCTAAATACTACCACTATTCAACGGTTCCTCGAATCTTAGCATACAAG GGAACTGAAGCAGAATTTGGAacgaaaaggaaagaagaaatgaCGATCACGCCGGCAGTACGGATTGCGGAAAAGAAGCTGGTGGTGAAGGACAGGACAATACTGACGAACGTGCCGGACGATGTGATTGCCACGTCGGGGTCGGCGTCTGGACCGGTGGAGGGCGTGTTTTTAGGCGCTGAATTCCATAAGGATAACAGCAGGCACGTGGTGTCGCTTGGGACATTGCGTGACGTACGATTCATGGCTTGTTTCAGATTTAAATTATGGTGGATGGCCCAAAAGATGGGAGATAAAGGGCGCGAAATTCCACTAGAGACCCAATTTCTGATGCTGGAAACCAAAGACGGGTCGCATCTTGAACCCGAGAATGGTGGAGACGATGATAAGAAGATTGTTTACACGGTTTTTCTCCCGTTAGTCGAAGGACCATTTCGAGCGGTTCTGCAGGGGAATTCCCAGGATGAGCTGGAAATGTGTCTGGAGAGTGGGGATACCGACACTGTCGGATCATCTTTTACGCATTCGCTTTATATTAGTGCTGGCACTGATCCTTTCGCCGCCATCACCGATGCCATCAGGGCCGTTAAATTACATCTCAAGAGTTTCAGGCAGCGGCACGAGAAGAAGTTGCCTGGAATTATTGATTACTTTGGATGGTGCACATGGGATGCTTTTTACCAGGAGGTGACTCAGGAAGGAGTTGAGGCTGGCATTGAGAGCCTTTCCGCAGGCGGGACCCCACCCAAGTTTGTCATAATTGATGATGGATGGCAATCTGTGGGAGGAGATGAAGCTAAGGAGGAGAAAAGAGATGATGTGGAGTCTGAGAAGCAGCAGCCGCCCTTGATGAGATTAACTGGGATTAAAGAAAATTCCAAGTTTCAGAAGAAGGATGATCCCACCGTGGGGATCAAGAATATAGTGAATATTGCTAAGAAGAAACACGGGTTGAAGTATGTGTACGTGTGGCACGCGATTACTGGATATTGGGGTGGGTTAAGGCCTGGAGTGAAGGAGATGGAGGATTATGGGCCAATAGTGAAGTATCCCAGTATCTCCAAAGGAGTCATGGAGAACGAGCCAGGGTGGAAAACTGATCCAATTGCCGTGCAGGGGTTGGGTCTGGTGAATCCCAAAAGTGTCTACAAGTTTTATAGTGAATTGCATAATTACTTGGCTTCTGCTGGGGTGGATGGGGTAAAGGTGGATGAGCAGTGCATATTGGAGACTCTTGGTGCTGGTTTGGGTGGTAGAGTTGAGCTGACCAGGCAGTATCACCAGGCTCTTGATGCTTCCATTGCTAAGAATTTTCCTGACAATGGCTGCATTGCTTGCATGAGCCACAACACTGATGCACTTTACTG TGCCAAACAGACGGCCATAGTGAGGGCGTCGGATGATTTCTTTCCGCGTGATCCTGTAACGCATACCATTCATATTGCTGCAGTTGCGTACAACAGTGTTTTCCTCAGTGAATTCATGCAGCCTGATTGGGACATGTTCCATTCCCTCCATCCAGCTGCTGAGTATCATGGTTCTGCCAGGGCCATCAGTGGTGGCCCTATATATGTTAG TGATGCACCAGGGAAGCACAACTTCGATCTCCTCAAAAAGCTCGTCTTGCCAGATGGTTCAATTCTTCGAGCCCGCTTGCCTGCTCGGCCTACCAAGGATTGCCTTTTCTGTGATCCAGCCCGTGATGGTGTTAG CCTCTTGAAGATATGGAATATGAACAAATATACTGGAGTTCTTGGAGTATACAACTGTCAAGGTGCAGCATGGAATACTGTTGAGAGAAAGAACACGTTCCATCAAACTAAATCTGAAGCCATAACGGGCTACATTAGGGGCCGTGATGTCCATCTTATAGCTGAAGTTGCCATGGATCCTGAATGGACTGGAGATTGTGCCATCTACGGTCATTGGAGCGGTGAACTTCTTACTTTGCCATATAATGCAGCATTGCCTGTCTCTCTCAATGTCCTCCAGCATGAAATATTTACAGTTACACCAATCAAGGTCTTTGCTCCTGGATTTAGCTTTGCGCCTATTGGTCTCATTGACATGTTCAACGCTGGTGGAGCCATCGAGGGAATTAAATATGATATCAAGGATGGAGCTCAGTTATCTGAAGTGGAAAAAGGATATCAAGGGGAAGGTAACGCCTTTGCAGGAGAGGGAGTTGAGAACTTGAGCATTAGAGTGGTTGCTGTTGTCCTAGTGGAAGTGAAGGGATGTGGCAGATTCGGTGCTTACTCATCTACTAAGCCAAGAAAGTGCACTGTAGGATCAAGTATGATTGATTTTGCCTATGATTCATCCTCTGGATTGGTCACCTTTAACTTGGATGATATGCCTTCTGAGGATCAAAAAGTCCACAATGTAGAGGTGGAATTATAG
- the LOC113774801 gene encoding uncharacterized protein LOC113774801 isoform X1 yields MMTDLKPFKLDIDELISEFAQGGSTEFAELKAIWRSRKFSFIFEDSPSTNQACFTQSLFAHSIGYMVSGNSLSHRLGGLYCLYCLFETQPFKPPFKIYLCLRELKELRNIIVCAKEKDIKVVSALVKHMLQRNMFLFGFVDITDGSATERVNEVSDIQNARVQVAYKKLFANTRIEDFIHMDLGLELDVDLLKRKSSEYAAAKELIIKEAGEVIDVHSIEHNMENKQLIGDVVEKTAEDWNNEKGLFYQQTGMGPLSITSNQLARLTGSTEKSYLLGSLPPGEQETNRHSKRQRCDDNFAGNELDNFIPEQDFGKIIEQDDGYDDENFGNELEAELLCLPEFEDEGKDDK; encoded by the exons ATGATGACGGACCTGAAGCCATTCAAGCTAGACattgatgagcttatcagtGAATTTGCTCAG GGTGGATCAACTGAATTTGCAGAATTGAAGGCAATTTGGCGTTCAAGAAAGTTCTCTTTCATCTTTGAGGATAGTCCTTCGACAAACCAGGCTTGCTTTACGCAGTCGCTCTTCGCCCACTCCATTG GATACATGGTGTCTGGAAATTCCCTTTCACACAGACTGGGTGGGCTTTATTGCCTTTACTGCTTATTTGAGACTCAACCATTCAAGCCTCCTTTCAAGATTTATTTATGTCTAC GTGAATTGAAGGAGCTTAGGAACATCATTGTCTGTGCTAAAGAAAAGGACATAAAAGTGGTTTCTGCTTTAGTAAAACATATGCTACAGAGGAATATGTTCCTTTTTGGATTTGTGGATATAACTGATGGCTCTGCAACAGAGAGGGTAAATGAAGTCTCAGACATTCAGAATGCACGTGTTCAAGTAGCATACAAGAA GTTATTTGCTAATACGCGGATTGAAGACTTCATCCACATGGACTTG GGACTGGAGCTTGATGTTGATTTGCTCAAAAGAAAATCATCAGAATATGCAGCTGCTAAGGAACTAATTATCAAAG AGGCTGGTGAGGTTATAGATGTCCACAGCATTGAGCACAATATGGAAAATAAGCAATTGATTGGGGATGTAGTGGAGAAGACTGCAGAAGACTGGAACAATGAGAAAGGGTTGTTCTATCAACAAACAGGCATGGGCCCTCTATCCATTACATCTAACCAGCTCGCACGGCTCACTGGTTCCACAGAAAAGTCTTATTTACTTGGGAGCCTGCCGCCTGGAGAACAGGAAACAAATAGGCATTCTAAACGGCAAAGATGTGATGACAACTTTGCAGGAAACGAACTGGACAACTTTATACCTGAGCAAGACTTTGGGAAAATTATAGAGCAGGATGATGGTTATGATGATGAGAACTTTGGCAATGAATTGGAAGCAGAGCTTCTATGTCTACCTGAATTTGAAGATGAAGGCAAAGATGATAAATAA
- the LOC113774801 gene encoding uncharacterized protein LOC113774801 isoform X2: MVSGNSLSHRLGGLYCLYCLFETQPFKPPFKIYLCLRELKELRNIIVCAKEKDIKVVSALVKHMLQRNMFLFGFVDITDGSATERVNEVSDIQNARVQVAYKKLFANTRIEDFIHMDLGLELDVDLLKRKSSEYAAAKELIIKEAGEVIDVHSIEHNMENKQLIGDVVEKTAEDWNNEKGLFYQQTGMGPLSITSNQLARLTGSTEKSYLLGSLPPGEQETNRHSKRQRCDDNFAGNELDNFIPEQDFGKIIEQDDGYDDENFGNELEAELLCLPEFEDEGKDDK; encoded by the exons ATGGTGTCTGGAAATTCCCTTTCACACAGACTGGGTGGGCTTTATTGCCTTTACTGCTTATTTGAGACTCAACCATTCAAGCCTCCTTTCAAGATTTATTTATGTCTAC GTGAATTGAAGGAGCTTAGGAACATCATTGTCTGTGCTAAAGAAAAGGACATAAAAGTGGTTTCTGCTTTAGTAAAACATATGCTACAGAGGAATATGTTCCTTTTTGGATTTGTGGATATAACTGATGGCTCTGCAACAGAGAGGGTAAATGAAGTCTCAGACATTCAGAATGCACGTGTTCAAGTAGCATACAAGAA GTTATTTGCTAATACGCGGATTGAAGACTTCATCCACATGGACTTG GGACTGGAGCTTGATGTTGATTTGCTCAAAAGAAAATCATCAGAATATGCAGCTGCTAAGGAACTAATTATCAAAG AGGCTGGTGAGGTTATAGATGTCCACAGCATTGAGCACAATATGGAAAATAAGCAATTGATTGGGGATGTAGTGGAGAAGACTGCAGAAGACTGGAACAATGAGAAAGGGTTGTTCTATCAACAAACAGGCATGGGCCCTCTATCCATTACATCTAACCAGCTCGCACGGCTCACTGGTTCCACAGAAAAGTCTTATTTACTTGGGAGCCTGCCGCCTGGAGAACAGGAAACAAATAGGCATTCTAAACGGCAAAGATGTGATGACAACTTTGCAGGAAACGAACTGGACAACTTTATACCTGAGCAAGACTTTGGGAAAATTATAGAGCAGGATGATGGTTATGATGATGAGAACTTTGGCAATGAATTGGAAGCAGAGCTTCTATGTCTACCTGAATTTGAAGATGAAGGCAAAGATGATAAATAA